The Streptomyces laurentii region TCCCGGCGGCCGGGCTGCCCTCCAGGATCTCGTCCCAGCCGACGAGCCGGCGGCCGCGCGCGGCGAGCCAGCGGTCGAAGTGCCGGACGAACCACGCCTGGAGACCGTCCTCGTCGCCGACGCCCAGCTCCTCGATCCGGGCCCGCGCGGTGGGCGACGCCTTCCACTGGTCCTTGGGGCACTCGTCGCCGCCGATGTGGACGTAGGGCGACGGGAAGAGGCCGAGGATCTCCTCGAAGACGCCCTCGTAGAAGCGGAGGACGGCGTCGGTGGGGGCGAGGACGTTCGGGTTGACGCCCCAGGTGTCCCAGACGGGCAGGGCGGTGGTGTCGACGACGTCGCCGTTGCCGAGTTCGGGGTACGCGGCGATGGCGGCCTGCGAGTGGCCGGGGAGGTCGATCTCGGGGACGACCGTGATGTGCCGGTCGGCCGCGTAGGCGACGATCTCGCGGATGTCGTCGTGCGTGTAGAAGCCGCCGTGCGGGGTCTCGTTCCACTGCGACGACTCCCGGTGGCCCCACTTGCTGCGGGCCCGCCAGGAGCCGACCTCGGTGAGCCGGGGGTGGCGCTCGATCTCGACGCGCCAGCCCTGGTCGTCGGTGAGGTGGAGGTGCAGGACGTTCAGTTTGTGCGCGGCCATCAGGTCGAGCTGGCGCAGGACGTCGGTCTTGGGCATGAAGTGGCGGGCGACATCGAGCATGAGGCCGCGCCAGCGGAAGCGGGGGGCGTCGGTGACGGTGAGGGACGGCAGGTCCCAGGCGTGCCCGGCGGGCGCGACGCGCGCCGCGCGGTGGGCCTCGGGGCCGAGCAGCTGACGCAGCGTCTGGGCCGCCCAGAACACCCCGGCCGGGCCGCCGCCCTCGATGACGACGGCCGCGTCCGCGACGGAGCCGTCCGCGGACAGGACGTACCCCTCCGGACCGTGCTCCCGTTCCACGTCGGCGCTGATCCGCAGCCGGATCGCGTGCGGTCCCGCGCCGTCGGCCAGCGGCAGCCCGGTCGCGGCGCCGAGCACGGCGCGCAGCCAGCGGGCGGTGCGGTGGGTGCCGGGGCCGGCGTCGACGGTGGTGCGCTCGTCGAGGGTGACGTACCCCGGTGCGCCCGAGGCGTCCGGCGCTCCTGGCGCGCCGCCCCGGCGGGCCGCCTCCCGGGGCGCCGGGATCAGGTCGAGGTCACGGTACGGGGGGTGAGCGTTCATCGGGTCCGTCCTCCGCCACACGAGTCGTTGCATCATGCGCAACGGGCGTTCCGCACTGCACAACACGCGTGAGCGTAGGGGCGCTCCCGGGGCGGCCACAAGTACACCCGCGTCCCGCATCGGCGGCATAGGACGGCGCCCGCACCCCGCCTCGACGGCATATGACAAACGGCCCCCGGCGGGCGCACCCCTTCAGGGGCGCCCGCCGAGGGCCGTTCGCGGCCGGTCCGGCCTGGCGTCGGAGGACTACTTCTTGTCCTTGCCGCCCTTGTCCTTGTCGCCGCCGGCGCCCATGGAGTCGTAGATCTCCTTGCACATCGGGCACACCGGGTACTTCTTGGGGTCGCGGCCGGGCACCCAGACCTTGCCGCACAGTGCCACCACGGGAGTGCCCTCGAGGGCACTCGCCATGATCTTGTCCTTCTGGACGTAGTGGGCGTAGCGCTCGTGGTCGCCGTCGCCGCGGGACACCTGCGGCGTCGGCTCGACGAGGATCCCCGTACCTGCCCCGCGCTCGGGCTCGAGAGTGCTCATGGGACCCAAGGGTACTGGGTACGGGGCGCCCCCAGACCCGCCCGCGTGCGCCCCTCCGAGCGGGCGAACGCCCCGCTCCCGGCGAGCCGTCGCGCTTCCGTGCGCCCCTTTCCTCCGCCCGGGGCGCCGTCCTGCCATCGCCACGGTTCATCACCAAGGGCTACGACCGATCCTCACCGTGCGATCCACCCCCGAAAGGTTTCGCGAACCTCCAGGACGCGCCGGCCGCGATCACCCGGAACCGCGTCCTCCGACAGCGGTCGACGAGGACGCCTCAGTTGGAGGACGCCTCAGTTGAGGGACGGGTCGTCCGGGTACGTGGCCACCATCGCCAGCTCGCCGCGCTGCCGCCGCAGCACCTGGCGCCACAGCGTGTCCGGGCGCGGGTGGGAGACGTCGCCGGGCTCGGACTCGACCACGTACCAGGCGCCGTCGCGCAGCTCGGTCTCCAGCTGGCCCGGGCCCCATCCCGCGTACCCCGCGAAGATCCGCAGGGCGCCGAGGGCCGGGCCGACGAGCTCGGGCGGGGCCTCCAGGTCGACGAGCCCGATCGCCCCGTGCACCCGGCGCCAGCCCAGCGGGCCCTCGTCGCCGGGGATGACGGCGATGCCGAGGGCGGCGTCGAGCGAGACGGGGCCGCCCTGGAAGACGACGCCGGGTTCGCCGGCGAGTCCGGCCCAGGCGGCGAGGACGTCGCCGACCGTCACAGGGGTGGGCCGGTTGAGGACCACGCCGAGGGAGCCCTCGTCGTCGTGATCGAGCAGCAGGACCACCGCGCGGTCGAAATTGGGGTCCGCGAGCGCGGGGGTGGCGACGAGCAGCCGGCCTGTGAGCGAGGACACCTCCGTCATGCGGGACATGATCCCGCATCCAAGCCGCCCGCGTTCGGGGATCGCGGCGATGCGCGGGGATCGCGGGGACGCGCGGGGGTTGCCCGGGCCGGTCCGGGGCAGGCGTACGCCACCGCAGGTCAGCCGTGCGCCGTCACGTGCCCCCGGAGGAGGAACCGGAAGAAGCGGACGGTAACACTCCGCAAGATCACGAGAACAGAGGGTGTTGTGCCGAATTCATTACATTCGCGGGCCCCCCTCACCCACCCGAGTGGGGTCTCCACGCCCCTTACTCTTTTGACTGGCCCATCCGACCTACGACCCGGAACGCGAGATTCATGACCGGCACTGACGATGTCCTGCTTGTCCACGGCGGCACCCCGCTGGAGGGCGAGATCCGCGTCCGAGGCGCGAAGAACCTCGTGCCCAAGGCGATGGTCGCCGCACTTCTCGGCAGCGGGCCGAGCCGACTGCGCAACGTGCCCGACATCCGCGACGTCCGCGTGGTCCGCGGGCTGCTCCAGCTGCACGGTGTGACCGTCCGCCCCGGCGACGAGCCGGGCGAGCTGATCATGGACCCGACGCACGTCGAGTCCGCCAACGTGGCCGACATCGACGCGCACGCCGGATCCTCCCGGATCCCGATCCTCTTCTGCGGCCCGCTGCTGCACCGCCTCGGCCACGCCTTCATACCCGGCCTGGGCGGCTGCGACATCGGCGGCCGGCCGATCGACTTCCACTTCGACGTGCTGCGCAAGTTCGGCGCCACGATCGAGAAGCGCGCCGACGGCCAGTACCTGGAGGCCCCGCAGCGGCTGCGCGGCACCAAGATCGCTCTCCCGTACCCCTCCGTGGGCGCGACCGAGCAGGTCCTGCTCACCGCCGTCCTCGCCGAGGGCGTCACCGAGCTGTCCAACGCGGCCGTGGAGCCGGAGATCGAGGACCTCATCTGCGTCCTGCAGAAGATGGGCGCGATCATCGCCATGGACACCGACCGGACCATCCGGATCACCGGTGTCGACCAGCTCGGCGGCTACAACCACCACGCCCTCTCCGACCGCCTGGAGGCGGCGTCCTGGGCGTCGGCGGCGCTGGCGACCGAGGGCGACATCTACGTGCGCGGCGCGCAGCAGCGCTCGATGATGACCTTCCTCAACACGTACCGGAAGGTCGGCGGCGCCTTCGAGATCGACGACGAGGGCATCCGCTTCTGGCACCCGGGCGGCTCGCTGAACGCGATCGCGCTCGAGACGGACGTGCACCCCGGTTTCCAGACCGACTGGCAGCAGCCGCTGGTGGTCGCGCTGACGCAGGCGTCGGGCCTGTCGATCGTGCACGAGACGGTGTACGAGTCGCGGCTCGGCTTCACCTCGGCGCTGAACCAGATGGGTGCCCACATCCAGCTGTACCGCGAGTGCCTGGGCGGCTCGGCCTGCCGCTTCGGCCAGCGCAACTTCCTGCACTCGGCGGTCGTCAGCGGCCCGACCAAGCTCCAGGGCGCCGACCTGGTCATCCCCGACCTGCGCGGCGGCTTCTCGTACCTGATCGCGGCCCTGGCGGCGCAGGGCACCAGCCGGGTGCACGGCATCGACCTGATCAACCGCGGCTACGAGAACTTCATGGAGAAGCTCGTGGAGCTGGGCGCCAAGGTCGAGCTGCCGGGCAGCGCGCTGGTCTGACGCCTGCCCCTCCCCCGTATCCGCCCTGTATCCGCCCGGCCTCGCACCGCCCTTCGGCGCGCGAGGCCGGGCGGTGGGCTTTCCGGGGGATTCCCAGGGCACCTCGGGGGCACTCCTGGACGGGGCCCGGGCCCTGAGGCCTCCGGGAGCTTCCCGGGCTTCTCAGGGACGGAAAAGAGGGCGGCCACCCCCTGACAGGGTGGCCGCCCTCTTCGCTTGCCTGAGCGCTCCTGAGGGCCCGCCTGGGCCGCTTCCACGGTGGTCGGCGGCCTCAGTGGCCCTCGGCGCGCTGCCTCCAGGCCTTACTTGCCCTTGGCGGCTTCCTTGAGCTTCGAGCCCGCGGAGACCTTCACGCTGAAGCCGGCGGGGATGTTGATCGGGTCGCCGGTCTGCGGGTTGCGGGCGGTGCGAGCGGCACGGTGGGTGCGCTCGAAGGTCAGGAAGCCGGGGATG contains the following coding sequences:
- a CDS encoding UDP-N-acetylglucosamine 1-carboxyvinyltransferase (UDP-N-acetylglucosamine 1-carboxyvinyltransferase [Streptomyces albus J1074];~UDP-N-acetylglucosamine 1-carboxyvinyltransferase; TIGR01072;~UDP-N-acetylglucosamine enolpyruvyl transferase catalyzes enolpyruvyl transfer as part of the first step in the biosynthesis of peptidoglycan, a component of the bacterial cell wall. The reaction is phosphoenolpyruvate +UDP-N-acetyl-D-glucosamine =...; cd01555;~hinge;~identified by MetaGeneAnnotator; putative); this encodes MTGTDDVLLVHGGTPLEGEIRVRGAKNLVPKAMVAALLGSGPSRLRNVPDIRDVRVVRGLLQLHGVTVRPGDEPGELIMDPTHVESANVADIDAHAGSSRIPILFCGPLLHRLGHAFIPGLGGCDIGGRPIDFHFDVLRKFGATIEKRADGQYLEAPQRLRGTKIALPYPSVGATEQVLLTAVLAEGVTELSNAAVEPEIEDLICVLQKMGAIIAMDTDRTIRITGVDQLGGYNHHALSDRLEAASWASAALATEGDIYVRGAQQRSMMTFLNTYRKVGGAFEIDDEGIRFWHPGGSLNAIALETDVHPGFQTDWQQPLVVALTQASGLSIVHETVYESRLGFTSALNQMGAHIQLYRECLGGSACRFGQRNFLHSAVVSGPTKLQGADLVIPDLRGGFSYLIAALAAQGTSRVHGIDLINRGYENFMEKLVELGAKVELPGSALV
- a CDS encoding beta-hexosaminidase (Beta-hexosaminidase [Streptomyces venezuelae ATCC10712];~Glycosyl hydrolase family 20, catalytic domain; pfam00728;~The chitobiase of Serratia marcescens is a beta-N-1,4-acetylhexosaminidase with a glycosyl hydrolase family 20 (GH20) domain that hydrolyzes the beta-1,4-glycosidic linkages in oligomers derived from chitin. Chitin is degraded by a two step process: i)...; cd06563;~identified by MetaGeneAnnotator; putative); its protein translation is MNAHPPYRDLDLIPAPREAARRGGAPGAPDASGAPGYVTLDERTTVDAGPGTHRTARWLRAVLGAATGLPLADGAGPHAIRLRISADVEREHGPEGYVLSADGSVADAAVVIEGGGPAGVFWAAQTLRQLLGPEAHRAARVAPAGHAWDLPSLTVTDAPRFRWRGLMLDVARHFMPKTDVLRQLDLMAAHKLNVLHLHLTDDQGWRVEIERHPRLTEVGSWRARSKWGHRESSQWNETPHGGFYTHDDIREIVAYAADRHITVVPEIDLPGHSQAAIAAYPELGNGDVVDTTALPVWDTWGVNPNVLAPTDAVLRFYEGVFEEILGLFPSPYVHIGGDECPKDQWKASPTARARIEELGVGDEDGLQAWFVRHFDRWLAARGRRLVGWDEILEGSPAAGTPLVPLAESGTAAESGAVTEGGAVTESGADAGPGGTTGLGLTPGATVSSWRGYAGGIAAAEAGHDVVMCPEQQVYLDHRQDPGEDEPMPIGYVRTLADVYRFEPVPPGLSEAAAAHILGTQANVWTEVMENRSRVDYQTQPRLAAFAEVAWSELPAPDARDLAGFERRMTAHYRRLDALGVEYRPPGGPRPWQRRPGVPGRPLEGTPPNV
- a CDS encoding hypothetical protein (DUF3039 domain containing protein [Streptomyces fulvissimus DSM40593];~Protein of unknown function (DUF3039); pfam11238;~UniProt-pubmed:11572948; UniProt-pubmed:12000953; UniProt-pubmed:20064060; UniProt-pubmed:21463507; UniProt-pubmed:18375553;~identified by MetaGeneAnnotator; putative), with translation MSTLEPERGAGTGILVEPTPQVSRGDGDHERYAHYVQKDKIMASALEGTPVVALCGKVWVPGRDPKKYPVCPMCKEIYDSMGAGGDKDKGGKDKK
- a CDS encoding hypothetical protein (UPF0301 protein [Streptomyces pristinaespiralis ATCC25486];~Uncharacterized ACR, COG1678; cl00731;~identified by MetaGeneAnnotator; putative) yields the protein MSRMTEVSSLTGRLLVATPALADPNFDRAVVLLLDHDDEGSLGVVLNRPTPVTVGDVLAAWAGLAGEPGVVFQGGPVSLDAALGIAVIPGDEGPLGWRRVHGAIGLVDLEAPPELVGPALGALRIFAGYAGWGPGQLETELRDGAWYVVESEPGDVSHPRPDTLWRQVLRRQRGELAMVATYPDDPSLN